One Leopardus geoffroyi isolate Oge1 chromosome C1, O.geoffroyi_Oge1_pat1.0, whole genome shotgun sequence DNA segment encodes these proteins:
- the PABPC4 gene encoding polyadenylate-binding protein 4 isoform X2, with protein MNAAASSYPMASLYVGDLHSDVTEAMLYEKFSPAGPVLSIRVCRDMITRRSLGYAYVNFQQPADAERALDTMNFDVIKGKPIRIMWSQRDPSLRKSGVGNVFIKNLDKSIDNKALYDTFSAFGNILSCKVVCDENGSKGYAFVHFETQEAADKAIEKMNGMLLNDRKVFVGRFKSRKEREAELGAKAKEFTNVYIKNFGEEVDDESLKELFSQFGKTLSVKVMRDPSGKSKGFGFVSYEKHEDANKAVEEMNGKEISGKVIFVGRAQKKVERQAELKRKFEQLKQERISRYQGVNLYIKNLDDTIDDEKLRKEFSPFGSITSAKVMLEDGRSKGFGFVCFSSPEEATKAVTEMNGRIVGSKPLYVALAQRKEERKAHLTNQYMQRVAGMRALPANAILNQFQPAAGGYFVPAVPQAQGRPPYYTPNQLAQMRPNPRWQQGGRPQGFQGMPSAIRQSGPRPALRHLAPTGNAPASRGLPTTAQRVGSECPDRLAMDFGGAGAAQQGLTDSCQSGGVPTAVQTLAPRAAVAAAAPRAVAPYKYASSVRSPHPAIQPLQAPQPAVHVQGQEPLTASMLAAAPPQEQKQMLGERLFPLIQTMHSNLAGKITGMLLEIDNSELLHMLESPESLRSKVDEAVAVLQAHHAKKEAAQKDSKAK; from the exons atgaACGCTGCGGCCAGCAGCTACCCCATGGCCTCCCTCTACGTGGGTGACCTGCACTCGGACGTCACCGAGGCCATGCTGTACGAAAAGTTCAGTCCTGCGGGGCCTGTGCTGTCCATCCGGGTCTGCCGCGATATGATCACCCGCCGCTCCCTGGGTTATGCCTACGTCAACTTCCAGCAGCCGGCTGACG CTGAGCGGGCCTTGGATACCATGAACTTTGATGTGATTAAGGGAAAGCCAATCCGTATCATGTGGTCTCAGAGGGATCCCTCTTTGAGAAAATCTGGTGTGGGAAATGTCTTCATCAAGAATCTGGACAAATCTATAGATAACAAGGCACTTTATGATACTTTTTCTGCTTTTGGAAACATTCTGTCTTGCAAG GTGGTGTGTGATGAGAACGGCTCTAAGGGTTATGCCTTTGTCCACTTCGAGACCCAAGAGGCTGCTGACAAGGCCATCGAGAAGATGAACGGCATGCTCCTCAATGACCGCAAAGT GTTTGTGGGCAGATTCAAGTCTCGAAAAGAGCGGGAAGCCGAGCTTGGAGCCAAAGCCAAGGAGTTCACCAATGTTTATATCAAAAACTTTGGGGAAGAGGTGGATGATGAGAGCCTGAAAGAGCTGTTTAGTCAGTTTG GTAAGACCCTAAGTGTCAAGGTGATGAGAGATCCCAGTGGGAAATCCAAAGGCTTTGGCTTTGTGAGTTACGAAAAACACGAGGATGCCAATAAG GCCGTGGAagagatgaatggaaaagaaatcagTGGGAAAGTCATTTTTGTAGGCCGCGCACAGAAGAAAGTGGAACGGCAGGCCGAGTTAAAGCGGAAATTTGAACAGCTGAAGCAAGAGAGAATTAGTCGGTATCAG GGAGTGAATCTCTACATTAAGAACTTGGATGACACCATTGATGATGAGAAGTTAAGAAAAGAGTTTTCTCCTTTTGGATCAATCACCAGCGCTAAG GTAATGTTGGAGGATGGGAGAAGCAAAGGGTTTGGCTTTGTCTGCTTCTCATCTCCTGAAGAGGCGACCAAAGCGGTCACTGAGATGAATGGACGCATCGTGGGCTCCAAGCCGCTGTACGTAGCCCTggcccagagaaaggaagagagaaaggctCACCTGACCAACCAGTATATGCAGCGGGTGGCTGGAATGAGAGCACTTCCTGCCAATGCCATCTTAAATCAGTTCCAGCCTGCAGCTGGTGGCTACTTTGTGCCAGCAGTTCCACAG GCTCAGGGAAGACCTCCGTATTACACACCTAACCAGTTAGCACAGATGAGGCCTAATCCACGCTGGCAGCAAGGTGGGAGACCTCAAG GCTTCCAAGGAATGCCAAGTGCTATACGCCAGTCTGGGCCTCGTCCAGCTCTTCGCCATCTGGCTCCAACTGGTAATGCTCCGGCCTCTCGTGGCCTCCCTACTACTGCTCAGAGAGTCG GGTCTGAGTGCCCGGACCGCTTGGCTATGGACTTTGGTGGGGCTGGTGCCGCCCAGCAAGGGCTGACTGACAGCTGCCAGTCTGGAG GTGTTCCCACAGCTGTGCAGACCTTAGCACCTcgtgctgctgttgctgctgctgctcctcgGGCTGTCGCACCTTATAAATACGCTTCCAGTGTCCGCAGCCCTCACCCTGCCATCCAGCCTCTGCAG gcaccccagcctgcGGTCCATGTGCAGGGGCAGGAGCCCTTGACCGCCTCCATGTTGGCTGCAGCACCCCCCCAGGAACAGAAGCAGATGTTGG GAGAACGTTTATTCCCACTCATCCAAACCATGCATTCAAACCTGGCTGGGAAAATCACAGGAATGCTGCTGGAGATTGACAACTCTGAGCTGCTACACATGCTGGAGTCCCCTGAGTCTCTCCGCTCCAAG GTGGATGAAGCTGTGGCGGTTCTACAGGCTCATCATGCCAAGAAAGAAGCTGCCCAGAAG GATTCAAAAGCCAAATAA
- the PABPC4 gene encoding polyadenylate-binding protein 4 isoform X5 — protein MNAAASSYPMASLYVGDLHSDVTEAMLYEKFSPAGPVLSIRVCRDMITRRSLGYAYVNFQQPADAERALDTMNFDVIKGKPIRIMWSQRDPSLRKSGVGNVFIKNLDKSIDNKALYDTFSAFGNILSCKVVCDENGSKGYAFVHFETQEAADKAIEKMNGMLLNDRKVFVGRFKSRKEREAELGAKAKEFTNVYIKNFGEEVDDESLKELFSQFGKTLSVKVMRDPSGKSKGFGFVSYEKHEDANKAVEEMNGKEISGKVIFVGRAQKKVERQAELKRKFEQLKQERISRYQGVNLYIKNLDDTIDDEKLRKEFSPFGSITSAKVMLEDGRSKGFGFVCFSSPEEATKAVTEMNGRIVGSKPLYVALAQRKEERKAHLTNQYMQRVAGMRALPANAILNQFQPAAGGYFVPAVPQAQGRPPYYTPNQLAQMRPNPRWQQGGRPQGFQGMPSAIRQSGPRPALRHLAPTGSECPDRLAMDFGGAGAAQQGLTDSCQSGGVPTAVQTLAPRAAVAAAAPRAVAPYKYASSVRSPHPAIQPLQAPQPAVHVQGQEPLTASMLAAAPPQEQKQMLGERLFPLIQTMHSNLAGKITGMLLEIDNSELLHMLESPESLRSKVDEAVAVLQAHHAKKEAAQKDSKAK, from the exons atgaACGCTGCGGCCAGCAGCTACCCCATGGCCTCCCTCTACGTGGGTGACCTGCACTCGGACGTCACCGAGGCCATGCTGTACGAAAAGTTCAGTCCTGCGGGGCCTGTGCTGTCCATCCGGGTCTGCCGCGATATGATCACCCGCCGCTCCCTGGGTTATGCCTACGTCAACTTCCAGCAGCCGGCTGACG CTGAGCGGGCCTTGGATACCATGAACTTTGATGTGATTAAGGGAAAGCCAATCCGTATCATGTGGTCTCAGAGGGATCCCTCTTTGAGAAAATCTGGTGTGGGAAATGTCTTCATCAAGAATCTGGACAAATCTATAGATAACAAGGCACTTTATGATACTTTTTCTGCTTTTGGAAACATTCTGTCTTGCAAG GTGGTGTGTGATGAGAACGGCTCTAAGGGTTATGCCTTTGTCCACTTCGAGACCCAAGAGGCTGCTGACAAGGCCATCGAGAAGATGAACGGCATGCTCCTCAATGACCGCAAAGT GTTTGTGGGCAGATTCAAGTCTCGAAAAGAGCGGGAAGCCGAGCTTGGAGCCAAAGCCAAGGAGTTCACCAATGTTTATATCAAAAACTTTGGGGAAGAGGTGGATGATGAGAGCCTGAAAGAGCTGTTTAGTCAGTTTG GTAAGACCCTAAGTGTCAAGGTGATGAGAGATCCCAGTGGGAAATCCAAAGGCTTTGGCTTTGTGAGTTACGAAAAACACGAGGATGCCAATAAG GCCGTGGAagagatgaatggaaaagaaatcagTGGGAAAGTCATTTTTGTAGGCCGCGCACAGAAGAAAGTGGAACGGCAGGCCGAGTTAAAGCGGAAATTTGAACAGCTGAAGCAAGAGAGAATTAGTCGGTATCAG GGAGTGAATCTCTACATTAAGAACTTGGATGACACCATTGATGATGAGAAGTTAAGAAAAGAGTTTTCTCCTTTTGGATCAATCACCAGCGCTAAG GTAATGTTGGAGGATGGGAGAAGCAAAGGGTTTGGCTTTGTCTGCTTCTCATCTCCTGAAGAGGCGACCAAAGCGGTCACTGAGATGAATGGACGCATCGTGGGCTCCAAGCCGCTGTACGTAGCCCTggcccagagaaaggaagagagaaaggctCACCTGACCAACCAGTATATGCAGCGGGTGGCTGGAATGAGAGCACTTCCTGCCAATGCCATCTTAAATCAGTTCCAGCCTGCAGCTGGTGGCTACTTTGTGCCAGCAGTTCCACAG GCTCAGGGAAGACCTCCGTATTACACACCTAACCAGTTAGCACAGATGAGGCCTAATCCACGCTGGCAGCAAGGTGGGAGACCTCAAG GCTTCCAAGGAATGCCAAGTGCTATACGCCAGTCTGGGCCTCGTCCAGCTCTTCGCCATCTGGCTCCAACTG GGTCTGAGTGCCCGGACCGCTTGGCTATGGACTTTGGTGGGGCTGGTGCCGCCCAGCAAGGGCTGACTGACAGCTGCCAGTCTGGAG GTGTTCCCACAGCTGTGCAGACCTTAGCACCTcgtgctgctgttgctgctgctgctcctcgGGCTGTCGCACCTTATAAATACGCTTCCAGTGTCCGCAGCCCTCACCCTGCCATCCAGCCTCTGCAG gcaccccagcctgcGGTCCATGTGCAGGGGCAGGAGCCCTTGACCGCCTCCATGTTGGCTGCAGCACCCCCCCAGGAACAGAAGCAGATGTTGG GAGAACGTTTATTCCCACTCATCCAAACCATGCATTCAAACCTGGCTGGGAAAATCACAGGAATGCTGCTGGAGATTGACAACTCTGAGCTGCTACACATGCTGGAGTCCCCTGAGTCTCTCCGCTCCAAG GTGGATGAAGCTGTGGCGGTTCTACAGGCTCATCATGCCAAGAAAGAAGCTGCCCAGAAG GATTCAAAAGCCAAATAA
- the PABPC4 gene encoding polyadenylate-binding protein 4 isoform X8: MNAAASSYPMASLYVGDLHSDVTEAMLYEKFSPAGPVLSIRVCRDMITRRSLGYAYVNFQQPADAERALDTMNFDVIKGKPIRIMWSQRDPSLRKSGVGNVFIKNLDKSIDNKALYDTFSAFGNILSCKVVCDENGSKGYAFVHFETQEAADKAIEKMNGMLLNDRKVFVGRFKSRKEREAELGAKAKEFTNVYIKNFGEEVDDESLKELFSQFGKTLSVKVMRDPSGKSKGFGFVSYEKHEDANKAVEEMNGKEISGKVIFVGRAQKKVERQAELKRKFEQLKQERISRYQGVNLYIKNLDDTIDDEKLRKEFSPFGSITSAKVMLEDGRSKGFGFVCFSSPEEATKAVTEMNGRIVGSKPLYVALAQRKEERKAHLTNQYMQRVAGMRALPANAILNQFQPAAGGYFVPAVPQAQGRPPYYTPNQLAQMRPNPRWQQGGRPQGFQGMPSAIRQSGPRPALRHLAPTGVPTAVQTLAPRAAVAAAAPRAVAPYKYASSVRSPHPAIQPLQAPQPAVHVQGQEPLTASMLAAAPPQEQKQMLGERLFPLIQTMHSNLAGKITGMLLEIDNSELLHMLESPESLRSKVDEAVAVLQAHHAKKEAAQKVGAVAAATS, encoded by the exons atgaACGCTGCGGCCAGCAGCTACCCCATGGCCTCCCTCTACGTGGGTGACCTGCACTCGGACGTCACCGAGGCCATGCTGTACGAAAAGTTCAGTCCTGCGGGGCCTGTGCTGTCCATCCGGGTCTGCCGCGATATGATCACCCGCCGCTCCCTGGGTTATGCCTACGTCAACTTCCAGCAGCCGGCTGACG CTGAGCGGGCCTTGGATACCATGAACTTTGATGTGATTAAGGGAAAGCCAATCCGTATCATGTGGTCTCAGAGGGATCCCTCTTTGAGAAAATCTGGTGTGGGAAATGTCTTCATCAAGAATCTGGACAAATCTATAGATAACAAGGCACTTTATGATACTTTTTCTGCTTTTGGAAACATTCTGTCTTGCAAG GTGGTGTGTGATGAGAACGGCTCTAAGGGTTATGCCTTTGTCCACTTCGAGACCCAAGAGGCTGCTGACAAGGCCATCGAGAAGATGAACGGCATGCTCCTCAATGACCGCAAAGT GTTTGTGGGCAGATTCAAGTCTCGAAAAGAGCGGGAAGCCGAGCTTGGAGCCAAAGCCAAGGAGTTCACCAATGTTTATATCAAAAACTTTGGGGAAGAGGTGGATGATGAGAGCCTGAAAGAGCTGTTTAGTCAGTTTG GTAAGACCCTAAGTGTCAAGGTGATGAGAGATCCCAGTGGGAAATCCAAAGGCTTTGGCTTTGTGAGTTACGAAAAACACGAGGATGCCAATAAG GCCGTGGAagagatgaatggaaaagaaatcagTGGGAAAGTCATTTTTGTAGGCCGCGCACAGAAGAAAGTGGAACGGCAGGCCGAGTTAAAGCGGAAATTTGAACAGCTGAAGCAAGAGAGAATTAGTCGGTATCAG GGAGTGAATCTCTACATTAAGAACTTGGATGACACCATTGATGATGAGAAGTTAAGAAAAGAGTTTTCTCCTTTTGGATCAATCACCAGCGCTAAG GTAATGTTGGAGGATGGGAGAAGCAAAGGGTTTGGCTTTGTCTGCTTCTCATCTCCTGAAGAGGCGACCAAAGCGGTCACTGAGATGAATGGACGCATCGTGGGCTCCAAGCCGCTGTACGTAGCCCTggcccagagaaaggaagagagaaaggctCACCTGACCAACCAGTATATGCAGCGGGTGGCTGGAATGAGAGCACTTCCTGCCAATGCCATCTTAAATCAGTTCCAGCCTGCAGCTGGTGGCTACTTTGTGCCAGCAGTTCCACAG GCTCAGGGAAGACCTCCGTATTACACACCTAACCAGTTAGCACAGATGAGGCCTAATCCACGCTGGCAGCAAGGTGGGAGACCTCAAG GCTTCCAAGGAATGCCAAGTGCTATACGCCAGTCTGGGCCTCGTCCAGCTCTTCGCCATCTGGCTCCAACTG GTGTTCCCACAGCTGTGCAGACCTTAGCACCTcgtgctgctgttgctgctgctgctcctcgGGCTGTCGCACCTTATAAATACGCTTCCAGTGTCCGCAGCCCTCACCCTGCCATCCAGCCTCTGCAG gcaccccagcctgcGGTCCATGTGCAGGGGCAGGAGCCCTTGACCGCCTCCATGTTGGCTGCAGCACCCCCCCAGGAACAGAAGCAGATGTTGG GAGAACGTTTATTCCCACTCATCCAAACCATGCATTCAAACCTGGCTGGGAAAATCACAGGAATGCTGCTGGAGATTGACAACTCTGAGCTGCTACACATGCTGGAGTCCCCTGAGTCTCTCCGCTCCAAG GTGGATGAAGCTGTGGCGGTTCTACAGGCTCATCATGCCAAGAAAGAAGCTGCCCAGAAGGTGGGCGCTGTTGCTGCTGCTACCTCTTAG
- the PABPC4 gene encoding polyadenylate-binding protein 4 isoform X6 produces MNAAASSYPMASLYVGDLHSDVTEAMLYEKFSPAGPVLSIRVCRDMITRRSLGYAYVNFQQPADAERALDTMNFDVIKGKPIRIMWSQRDPSLRKSGVGNVFIKNLDKSIDNKALYDTFSAFGNILSCKVVCDENGSKGYAFVHFETQEAADKAIEKMNGMLLNDRKVFVGRFKSRKEREAELGAKAKEFTNVYIKNFGEEVDDESLKELFSQFGKTLSVKVMRDPSGKSKGFGFVSYEKHEDANKAVEEMNGKEISGKVIFVGRAQKKVERQAELKRKFEQLKQERISRYQGVNLYIKNLDDTIDDEKLRKEFSPFGSITSAKVMLEDGRSKGFGFVCFSSPEEATKAVTEMNGRIVGSKPLYVALAQRKEERKAHLTNQYMQRVAGMRALPANAILNQFQPAAGGYFVPAVPQAQGRPPYYTPNQLAQMRPNPRWQQGFQGMPSAIRQSGPRPALRHLAPTGSECPDRLAMDFGGAGAAQQGLTDSCQSGGVPTAVQTLAPRAAVAAAAPRAVAPYKYASSVRSPHPAIQPLQAPQPAVHVQGQEPLTASMLAAAPPQEQKQMLGERLFPLIQTMHSNLAGKITGMLLEIDNSELLHMLESPESLRSKVDEAVAVLQAHHAKKEAAQKVGAVAAATS; encoded by the exons atgaACGCTGCGGCCAGCAGCTACCCCATGGCCTCCCTCTACGTGGGTGACCTGCACTCGGACGTCACCGAGGCCATGCTGTACGAAAAGTTCAGTCCTGCGGGGCCTGTGCTGTCCATCCGGGTCTGCCGCGATATGATCACCCGCCGCTCCCTGGGTTATGCCTACGTCAACTTCCAGCAGCCGGCTGACG CTGAGCGGGCCTTGGATACCATGAACTTTGATGTGATTAAGGGAAAGCCAATCCGTATCATGTGGTCTCAGAGGGATCCCTCTTTGAGAAAATCTGGTGTGGGAAATGTCTTCATCAAGAATCTGGACAAATCTATAGATAACAAGGCACTTTATGATACTTTTTCTGCTTTTGGAAACATTCTGTCTTGCAAG GTGGTGTGTGATGAGAACGGCTCTAAGGGTTATGCCTTTGTCCACTTCGAGACCCAAGAGGCTGCTGACAAGGCCATCGAGAAGATGAACGGCATGCTCCTCAATGACCGCAAAGT GTTTGTGGGCAGATTCAAGTCTCGAAAAGAGCGGGAAGCCGAGCTTGGAGCCAAAGCCAAGGAGTTCACCAATGTTTATATCAAAAACTTTGGGGAAGAGGTGGATGATGAGAGCCTGAAAGAGCTGTTTAGTCAGTTTG GTAAGACCCTAAGTGTCAAGGTGATGAGAGATCCCAGTGGGAAATCCAAAGGCTTTGGCTTTGTGAGTTACGAAAAACACGAGGATGCCAATAAG GCCGTGGAagagatgaatggaaaagaaatcagTGGGAAAGTCATTTTTGTAGGCCGCGCACAGAAGAAAGTGGAACGGCAGGCCGAGTTAAAGCGGAAATTTGAACAGCTGAAGCAAGAGAGAATTAGTCGGTATCAG GGAGTGAATCTCTACATTAAGAACTTGGATGACACCATTGATGATGAGAAGTTAAGAAAAGAGTTTTCTCCTTTTGGATCAATCACCAGCGCTAAG GTAATGTTGGAGGATGGGAGAAGCAAAGGGTTTGGCTTTGTCTGCTTCTCATCTCCTGAAGAGGCGACCAAAGCGGTCACTGAGATGAATGGACGCATCGTGGGCTCCAAGCCGCTGTACGTAGCCCTggcccagagaaaggaagagagaaaggctCACCTGACCAACCAGTATATGCAGCGGGTGGCTGGAATGAGAGCACTTCCTGCCAATGCCATCTTAAATCAGTTCCAGCCTGCAGCTGGTGGCTACTTTGTGCCAGCAGTTCCACAG GCTCAGGGAAGACCTCCGTATTACACACCTAACCAGTTAGCACAGATGAGGCCTAATCCACGCTGGCAGCAAG GCTTCCAAGGAATGCCAAGTGCTATACGCCAGTCTGGGCCTCGTCCAGCTCTTCGCCATCTGGCTCCAACTG GGTCTGAGTGCCCGGACCGCTTGGCTATGGACTTTGGTGGGGCTGGTGCCGCCCAGCAAGGGCTGACTGACAGCTGCCAGTCTGGAG GTGTTCCCACAGCTGTGCAGACCTTAGCACCTcgtgctgctgttgctgctgctgctcctcgGGCTGTCGCACCTTATAAATACGCTTCCAGTGTCCGCAGCCCTCACCCTGCCATCCAGCCTCTGCAG gcaccccagcctgcGGTCCATGTGCAGGGGCAGGAGCCCTTGACCGCCTCCATGTTGGCTGCAGCACCCCCCCAGGAACAGAAGCAGATGTTGG GAGAACGTTTATTCCCACTCATCCAAACCATGCATTCAAACCTGGCTGGGAAAATCACAGGAATGCTGCTGGAGATTGACAACTCTGAGCTGCTACACATGCTGGAGTCCCCTGAGTCTCTCCGCTCCAAG GTGGATGAAGCTGTGGCGGTTCTACAGGCTCATCATGCCAAGAAAGAAGCTGCCCAGAAGGTGGGCGCTGTTGCTGCTGCTACCTCTTAG
- the PABPC4 gene encoding polyadenylate-binding protein 4 isoform X3, which yields MNAAASSYPMASLYVGDLHSDVTEAMLYEKFSPAGPVLSIRVCRDMITRRSLGYAYVNFQQPADAERALDTMNFDVIKGKPIRIMWSQRDPSLRKSGVGNVFIKNLDKSIDNKALYDTFSAFGNILSCKVVCDENGSKGYAFVHFETQEAADKAIEKMNGMLLNDRKVFVGRFKSRKEREAELGAKAKEFTNVYIKNFGEEVDDESLKELFSQFGKTLSVKVMRDPSGKSKGFGFVSYEKHEDANKAVEEMNGKEISGKVIFVGRAQKKVERQAELKRKFEQLKQERISRYQGVNLYIKNLDDTIDDEKLRKEFSPFGSITSAKVMLEDGRSKGFGFVCFSSPEEATKAVTEMNGRIVGSKPLYVALAQRKEERKAHLTNQYMQRVAGMRALPANAILNQFQPAAGGYFVPAVPQAQGRPPYYTPNQLAQMRPNPRWQQGFQGMPSAIRQSGPRPALRHLAPTGNAPASRGLPTTAQRVGSECPDRLAMDFGGAGAAQQGLTDSCQSGGVPTAVQTLAPRAAVAAAAPRAVAPYKYASSVRSPHPAIQPLQAPQPAVHVQGQEPLTASMLAAAPPQEQKQMLGERLFPLIQTMHSNLAGKITGMLLEIDNSELLHMLESPESLRSKVDEAVAVLQAHHAKKEAAQKVGAVAAATS from the exons atgaACGCTGCGGCCAGCAGCTACCCCATGGCCTCCCTCTACGTGGGTGACCTGCACTCGGACGTCACCGAGGCCATGCTGTACGAAAAGTTCAGTCCTGCGGGGCCTGTGCTGTCCATCCGGGTCTGCCGCGATATGATCACCCGCCGCTCCCTGGGTTATGCCTACGTCAACTTCCAGCAGCCGGCTGACG CTGAGCGGGCCTTGGATACCATGAACTTTGATGTGATTAAGGGAAAGCCAATCCGTATCATGTGGTCTCAGAGGGATCCCTCTTTGAGAAAATCTGGTGTGGGAAATGTCTTCATCAAGAATCTGGACAAATCTATAGATAACAAGGCACTTTATGATACTTTTTCTGCTTTTGGAAACATTCTGTCTTGCAAG GTGGTGTGTGATGAGAACGGCTCTAAGGGTTATGCCTTTGTCCACTTCGAGACCCAAGAGGCTGCTGACAAGGCCATCGAGAAGATGAACGGCATGCTCCTCAATGACCGCAAAGT GTTTGTGGGCAGATTCAAGTCTCGAAAAGAGCGGGAAGCCGAGCTTGGAGCCAAAGCCAAGGAGTTCACCAATGTTTATATCAAAAACTTTGGGGAAGAGGTGGATGATGAGAGCCTGAAAGAGCTGTTTAGTCAGTTTG GTAAGACCCTAAGTGTCAAGGTGATGAGAGATCCCAGTGGGAAATCCAAAGGCTTTGGCTTTGTGAGTTACGAAAAACACGAGGATGCCAATAAG GCCGTGGAagagatgaatggaaaagaaatcagTGGGAAAGTCATTTTTGTAGGCCGCGCACAGAAGAAAGTGGAACGGCAGGCCGAGTTAAAGCGGAAATTTGAACAGCTGAAGCAAGAGAGAATTAGTCGGTATCAG GGAGTGAATCTCTACATTAAGAACTTGGATGACACCATTGATGATGAGAAGTTAAGAAAAGAGTTTTCTCCTTTTGGATCAATCACCAGCGCTAAG GTAATGTTGGAGGATGGGAGAAGCAAAGGGTTTGGCTTTGTCTGCTTCTCATCTCCTGAAGAGGCGACCAAAGCGGTCACTGAGATGAATGGACGCATCGTGGGCTCCAAGCCGCTGTACGTAGCCCTggcccagagaaaggaagagagaaaggctCACCTGACCAACCAGTATATGCAGCGGGTGGCTGGAATGAGAGCACTTCCTGCCAATGCCATCTTAAATCAGTTCCAGCCTGCAGCTGGTGGCTACTTTGTGCCAGCAGTTCCACAG GCTCAGGGAAGACCTCCGTATTACACACCTAACCAGTTAGCACAGATGAGGCCTAATCCACGCTGGCAGCAAG GCTTCCAAGGAATGCCAAGTGCTATACGCCAGTCTGGGCCTCGTCCAGCTCTTCGCCATCTGGCTCCAACTGGTAATGCTCCGGCCTCTCGTGGCCTCCCTACTACTGCTCAGAGAGTCG GGTCTGAGTGCCCGGACCGCTTGGCTATGGACTTTGGTGGGGCTGGTGCCGCCCAGCAAGGGCTGACTGACAGCTGCCAGTCTGGAG GTGTTCCCACAGCTGTGCAGACCTTAGCACCTcgtgctgctgttgctgctgctgctcctcgGGCTGTCGCACCTTATAAATACGCTTCCAGTGTCCGCAGCCCTCACCCTGCCATCCAGCCTCTGCAG gcaccccagcctgcGGTCCATGTGCAGGGGCAGGAGCCCTTGACCGCCTCCATGTTGGCTGCAGCACCCCCCCAGGAACAGAAGCAGATGTTGG GAGAACGTTTATTCCCACTCATCCAAACCATGCATTCAAACCTGGCTGGGAAAATCACAGGAATGCTGCTGGAGATTGACAACTCTGAGCTGCTACACATGCTGGAGTCCCCTGAGTCTCTCCGCTCCAAG GTGGATGAAGCTGTGGCGGTTCTACAGGCTCATCATGCCAAGAAAGAAGCTGCCCAGAAGGTGGGCGCTGTTGCTGCTGCTACCTCTTAG